One part of the Prunus persica cultivar Lovell chromosome G5, Prunus_persica_NCBIv2, whole genome shotgun sequence genome encodes these proteins:
- the LOC18776646 gene encoding uncharacterized protein LOC18776646 isoform X1: protein MAWRELGKKGIRASLTTDLTSRLRRHGFTSVSTVDDIIKSMSAAVRCTPDPSFMSRRFDFNEALTKESLIRCYRASPELFARKGNDESFGLKTPKKEKFVKRDSKAQPPVEAPYVPPKSQRTTKPISDKTIEIFEGMTVVELAKRTGKSISTLQGILTNVGEKVGTEFDPLSMEVVELIAMEVGINIKRLHSNEGSEILPRPPVVTVMGHVDHGKTSLLDALRQTSVAAKEAGGITQHLGAFVVGMTSGASITFLDTPGHAAFSAMRARGAAVTDIVVLVVAADDGVMPQTLEAMAHAKAANVPIVVAINKCDKPAANPERIRIQLASEGLMLEDMGGDVQVVEVSAMKKTGLDNLEEALLLQAEIMDLKARIDGPAHAYVVEARLDKGKGPLVTAIVKGGTLLCGQYVVVGSEWGRIRAIRDMAEKLVEKARPAMPIEIEGLKGLPRAGDDIIVVESEERARMLSAGRKKKFEKDRLIKIVEERASEEQDKKLSVGSKNKFEKDRHMKIIDERAEAQQPETSEEEPKRVEVPIIVKADVQGTVQAVTDALLNLNSPQVFVNVVHVGVGPISQSDLDMAEACGACIIGFNIKTPPSSVSLAAARASVKIMLHRVIYHLLEDIGNFIVDKAPGTPETKVAGEAEVLSIFELKGRSKSKGPDVKIAGCRVIDGFVTKSGILRLLRSGEVVFEGSCESLKREKQDVDTVKKGNECGLVIHNYDDFRVGDMVQCLEQVIRKPKFVSSESGAARIEC from the exons ATGGCGTGGAGAGAGCTTGGCAAAAAG GGCATACGTGCCAGTCTAACTACAGATTTAACTTCAAGACTACGAAGACATGGTTTTACTTCTGTATCTACTGTTGATGATATTATAAAGTCAATGTCTGCTGCTGTCAGATGCACACCAG ATCCCTCGTTTATGTCACGGAGGTTTGATTTTAATGAAGCTTTGACAAAAGAGTCCCTGATACG ATGCTATCGTGCGAGCCCAGAACTGTTTGCTAGAAAAGGAAatgacgagtcatttggtttaaAAACTCCCAAGAAAGAGAAGTTTGTAAAGAGGGACAGTAAGGCCCAGCCTCCTGTTGAAGCTCCATATGTGCCTCCTAAATCACAAAGAACTACCAAACCTATCTCAGATAAGACGATTGAGATTTTTGAAGGCATGACAGTTGTTGAGCTTGCCAAGCGTACTGGTAAATCAATATCCACTCTGCAAGGTATTCTTACAAATGTTGGGGAAAAGGTTGGCACAGAGTTTGATCCTCTCAGCATGGAGGTTGTGGAGTTGATTGCAATG GAAGTTGGGATCAACATTAAGAGGCTGCACTCCAATGAAGGTTCAGAAATTCTACCTCGACCTCCAGTTGTAACTGTCATGGGTCATGTTGACCATGGGAAAACTTCGCTTCTAGATGCTCTACGTCAAACATCTGTGGCTGCCAAGGAAGCTGGAGGAATTACTCAACATCTAGGTGCTTTTGTTGTTGGTATGACATCAGGAGCATCAATTACATTTCTTGACACCCCTGGTCATGCAGCCTTTAGTGCGATGAGGGCAAGAGGGGCTGCTGTCACAGATATAGTTGTTCTAGTTGTAGCTGCTGATGATGGGGTGATGCCTCAAACTCTTGAAGCCATGGCCCATGCAAAGGCTGCTAATGTACCGATTGTAGTTGCAATTAATAAATGTGATAAACCAGCTGCTAACCCAGAAAGAATAAGGATCCAGCTTGCTTCTGAGGGTTTGATGCTAGAGGATATGGGTGGAGATGTTCAGGTTGTTGAGGTTTCAGCGATGAAGAAGACTGGATTAGATAACTTGGAGGAGGCTTTGCTTCTCCAGGCTGAAATAATGGATCTGAAAGCTCGAATCGATGGGCCTGCTCATGCTTATGTGGTGGAGGCAAGACTTGATAAGGGGAAGGGTCCATTGGTTACTGCAATAGTGAAAGGAGGGACTTTATTATGTGGGCAGTATGTGGTTGTGGGCTCAGAGTGGGGCAGAATAAGGGCTATTAGGGACATGGCGGAGAAGTTGGTAGAGAAGGCAAGACCCGCAATGCCAATTGAGATTGAAGGGTTGAAGGGACTTCCAAGGGCGGGAGATGATATCATTGTTGTGGAATCTGAGGAGAGAGCTAGAATGCTTAGTGCggggaggaaaaagaaattcgaGAAAGATAGACTTATCAAGATTGTTGAAGAGAGGGCTTCTGAGGAGCAAGATAAAAAGCTTAGTGTGGGGAGTAAAAATAAATTCGAGAAAGATAGACATATGAAGATTATTGATGAGAGAGCAGAAGCTCAACAACCAGAAACATCAGAAGAGGAGCCCAAGAGGGTGGAAGTGCCGATAATAGTAAAAGCAGATGTTCAGGGCACCGTCCAAGCTGTTACAGATGCATTACTGAATTTGAATAGTCCTCAG GTCTTTGTGAATGTAGTGCATGTTGGTGTTGGACCTATATCTCAGTCTGATTTGGACATGGCAGAAGCCTGTGGTGCATGCATTATTggatttaatataaaaactccACCCAGTTCCGTCAGTTTGGCTGCAGCTCGAGCCAGTGTAAAG ATAATGCTGCATCGTGTGATCTATCACCTTCTGGAGGACATTGGCAATTTTATAGTAGACAAAGCCCCTGGGACTCCTGAGACCAAGGTTGCTGGGGAGGCTGAGGTGCTAAGTATTTTTGAGCTCAAAGGAAGGAGCAAGTCCAAGGGACCTGATGTGAAGATTGCTGGATGTCGGGTGATTGATGGTTTTGTAACTAAATCGGGAATCTTGAGGCTCCTTAGGAGTGGGGAAGTTGTATTTGAAGGATCATGTGAATCGCTCAAGCGGGAGAAACAGGATGTGGACACAGTAAAGAAGGGGAATGAGTGTGGACTGGTAATCCATAATTACGATGATTTCCGGGTTGGAGACATGGTCCAATGCTTGGAGCAAGTTATTAGGAAGCCCAAGTTCGTTTCGTCAGAGAGTGGTGCTGCTCGAATAGAGTGCTGA
- the LOC18776646 gene encoding uncharacterized protein LOC18776646 isoform X2, whose amino-acid sequence MHTSVDPSFMSRRFDFNEALTKESLIRCYRASPELFARKGNDESFGLKTPKKEKFVKRDSKAQPPVEAPYVPPKSQRTTKPISDKTIEIFEGMTVVELAKRTGKSISTLQGILTNVGEKVGTEFDPLSMEVVELIAMEVGINIKRLHSNEGSEILPRPPVVTVMGHVDHGKTSLLDALRQTSVAAKEAGGITQHLGAFVVGMTSGASITFLDTPGHAAFSAMRARGAAVTDIVVLVVAADDGVMPQTLEAMAHAKAANVPIVVAINKCDKPAANPERIRIQLASEGLMLEDMGGDVQVVEVSAMKKTGLDNLEEALLLQAEIMDLKARIDGPAHAYVVEARLDKGKGPLVTAIVKGGTLLCGQYVVVGSEWGRIRAIRDMAEKLVEKARPAMPIEIEGLKGLPRAGDDIIVVESEERARMLSAGRKKKFEKDRLIKIVEERASEEQDKKLSVGSKNKFEKDRHMKIIDERAEAQQPETSEEEPKRVEVPIIVKADVQGTVQAVTDALLNLNSPQVFVNVVHVGVGPISQSDLDMAEACGACIIGFNIKTPPSSVSLAAARASVKIMLHRVIYHLLEDIGNFIVDKAPGTPETKVAGEAEVLSIFELKGRSKSKGPDVKIAGCRVIDGFVTKSGILRLLRSGEVVFEGSCESLKREKQDVDTVKKGNECGLVIHNYDDFRVGDMVQCLEQVIRKPKFVSSESGAARIEC is encoded by the exons ATGCACACCAG CGTAGATCCCTCGTTTATGTCACGGAGGTTTGATTTTAATGAAGCTTTGACAAAAGAGTCCCTGATACG ATGCTATCGTGCGAGCCCAGAACTGTTTGCTAGAAAAGGAAatgacgagtcatttggtttaaAAACTCCCAAGAAAGAGAAGTTTGTAAAGAGGGACAGTAAGGCCCAGCCTCCTGTTGAAGCTCCATATGTGCCTCCTAAATCACAAAGAACTACCAAACCTATCTCAGATAAGACGATTGAGATTTTTGAAGGCATGACAGTTGTTGAGCTTGCCAAGCGTACTGGTAAATCAATATCCACTCTGCAAGGTATTCTTACAAATGTTGGGGAAAAGGTTGGCACAGAGTTTGATCCTCTCAGCATGGAGGTTGTGGAGTTGATTGCAATG GAAGTTGGGATCAACATTAAGAGGCTGCACTCCAATGAAGGTTCAGAAATTCTACCTCGACCTCCAGTTGTAACTGTCATGGGTCATGTTGACCATGGGAAAACTTCGCTTCTAGATGCTCTACGTCAAACATCTGTGGCTGCCAAGGAAGCTGGAGGAATTACTCAACATCTAGGTGCTTTTGTTGTTGGTATGACATCAGGAGCATCAATTACATTTCTTGACACCCCTGGTCATGCAGCCTTTAGTGCGATGAGGGCAAGAGGGGCTGCTGTCACAGATATAGTTGTTCTAGTTGTAGCTGCTGATGATGGGGTGATGCCTCAAACTCTTGAAGCCATGGCCCATGCAAAGGCTGCTAATGTACCGATTGTAGTTGCAATTAATAAATGTGATAAACCAGCTGCTAACCCAGAAAGAATAAGGATCCAGCTTGCTTCTGAGGGTTTGATGCTAGAGGATATGGGTGGAGATGTTCAGGTTGTTGAGGTTTCAGCGATGAAGAAGACTGGATTAGATAACTTGGAGGAGGCTTTGCTTCTCCAGGCTGAAATAATGGATCTGAAAGCTCGAATCGATGGGCCTGCTCATGCTTATGTGGTGGAGGCAAGACTTGATAAGGGGAAGGGTCCATTGGTTACTGCAATAGTGAAAGGAGGGACTTTATTATGTGGGCAGTATGTGGTTGTGGGCTCAGAGTGGGGCAGAATAAGGGCTATTAGGGACATGGCGGAGAAGTTGGTAGAGAAGGCAAGACCCGCAATGCCAATTGAGATTGAAGGGTTGAAGGGACTTCCAAGGGCGGGAGATGATATCATTGTTGTGGAATCTGAGGAGAGAGCTAGAATGCTTAGTGCggggaggaaaaagaaattcgaGAAAGATAGACTTATCAAGATTGTTGAAGAGAGGGCTTCTGAGGAGCAAGATAAAAAGCTTAGTGTGGGGAGTAAAAATAAATTCGAGAAAGATAGACATATGAAGATTATTGATGAGAGAGCAGAAGCTCAACAACCAGAAACATCAGAAGAGGAGCCCAAGAGGGTGGAAGTGCCGATAATAGTAAAAGCAGATGTTCAGGGCACCGTCCAAGCTGTTACAGATGCATTACTGAATTTGAATAGTCCTCAG GTCTTTGTGAATGTAGTGCATGTTGGTGTTGGACCTATATCTCAGTCTGATTTGGACATGGCAGAAGCCTGTGGTGCATGCATTATTggatttaatataaaaactccACCCAGTTCCGTCAGTTTGGCTGCAGCTCGAGCCAGTGTAAAG ATAATGCTGCATCGTGTGATCTATCACCTTCTGGAGGACATTGGCAATTTTATAGTAGACAAAGCCCCTGGGACTCCTGAGACCAAGGTTGCTGGGGAGGCTGAGGTGCTAAGTATTTTTGAGCTCAAAGGAAGGAGCAAGTCCAAGGGACCTGATGTGAAGATTGCTGGATGTCGGGTGATTGATGGTTTTGTAACTAAATCGGGAATCTTGAGGCTCCTTAGGAGTGGGGAAGTTGTATTTGAAGGATCATGTGAATCGCTCAAGCGGGAGAAACAGGATGTGGACACAGTAAAGAAGGGGAATGAGTGTGGACTGGTAATCCATAATTACGATGATTTCCGGGTTGGAGACATGGTCCAATGCTTGGAGCAAGTTATTAGGAAGCCCAAGTTCGTTTCGTCAGAGAGTGGTGCTGCTCGAATAGAGTGCTGA